One Alkaliphilus sp. B6464 genomic window carries:
- a CDS encoding sensor histidine kinase, with protein MFKELKQKFVIINMSLLTFVFVAIFIAIYILTAFGGERQLAFDLDKIINAPPKPFPGGPRVATSLVVELNKNNEIIVFSSFIAMEEDIIKEAVSKAIEIHENSGKIKAGDFNYSFIKRETPFGTKIAFVDRSRLQESLRDILIIFVIVGGGSLIVLFLISVYLANRTIKPIKEAFEKQEQFVADASHELKTPLAIIKTNLAVISSNQEETIESQSKWIGFIHSQTERMSNLINDMLSLAKMDSLEQPLLFQSFNLSNVLDGVLLSFEAVLFENSIELETDIQEEIYFYGHKESFERLINILVDNAIKNTPKEGIISASLSSKKNNIEIIVKNTGAGIASENTEKIFERFYREDSSRSRESGGYGLGLAIAKSIVQKHNGKIYVESNIGVDTSFIVQLPQGRL; from the coding sequence ATGTTTAAAGAATTAAAACAAAAGTTTGTTATTATAAACATGTCCCTTTTAACATTTGTTTTTGTAGCTATTTTTATTGCAATATATATACTAACTGCATTCGGCGGGGAGCGTCAACTAGCTTTTGACCTTGATAAAATTATTAATGCCCCTCCGAAGCCATTCCCAGGAGGGCCGAGGGTAGCTACAAGTTTAGTTGTAGAGTTAAATAAAAACAATGAAATTATTGTATTTTCGTCTTTTATAGCTATGGAGGAAGATATTATTAAAGAAGCCGTATCAAAGGCCATAGAAATACACGAGAATTCTGGAAAAATTAAAGCGGGAGATTTTAATTATTCTTTTATTAAGAGAGAAACTCCTTTTGGCACAAAAATAGCATTTGTTGATAGAAGTCGGCTTCAGGAAAGTTTGAGAGATATTTTGATTATATTTGTTATAGTAGGTGGGGGTAGTCTTATTGTGTTATTTTTAATTAGCGTATATTTAGCTAATCGTACTATTAAACCTATTAAAGAAGCATTTGAAAAACAAGAGCAGTTTGTTGCAGATGCATCCCATGAACTCAAAACCCCGCTAGCCATAATTAAAACCAATTTAGCTGTAATTTCATCGAATCAAGAGGAAACTATAGAAAGCCAGTCAAAGTGGATCGGCTTTATACACTCACAAACCGAAAGAATGTCAAATCTTATTAATGATATGCTGTCTTTAGCTAAAATGGATTCATTAGAACAACCATTACTTTTCCAAAGTTTTAATTTAAGTAATGTGTTAGATGGAGTCCTATTATCCTTTGAGGCAGTCCTATTTGAAAATAGTATTGAACTAGAAACAGATATTCAGGAGGAGATATATTTTTACGGGCATAAAGAAAGTTTTGAGCGTTTAATTAATATATTAGTGGATAATGCAATAAAAAATACACCTAAAGAAGGGATAATTTCAGCAAGTTTAAGCTCTAAGAAAAACAATATAGAAATCATAGTAAAAAATACTGGTGCAGGTATTGCTTCGGAAAATACTGAAAAAATATTTGAAAGGTTTTATCGTGAAGATTCTTCCCGTTCAAGAGAGAGTGGTGGCTATGGATTAGGCTTAGCTATTGCAAAATCAATTGTACAAAAGCATAACGGTAAAATATATGTTGAAAGCAATATTGGAGTTGATACTTCATTTATTGTGCAGCTACCTCAAGGTAGGTTATAG